One genomic region from Candidatus Methylomirabilota bacterium encodes:
- the ruvB gene encoding Holliday junction branch migration DNA helicase RuvB, translating into MTDEARVMSRIALPEETQIERQLRPQRLDEYVGQRATVESLRVSVEAARQRGEPLDHVLLSGPPGLGKTTLATILANEMGAAMVTTAGPSLERGGDLMGILTNINERDVLFVDEIHRLPPVVEELLYPAMEDFTVNFIMDKGLNARTMRIPLRPFTMVGATTRPGMLSSPLRERFGIFHHLDFYSLEELQAIVARSASILGANVEPDGAAAIAKRSRGTPRIANRLLRRVRDYVQVKGSGVVTAAGAVDALDREGVDSAGLDRLDRRFLGAIIEQYGGGPVGLEAIAATINDEAETLAEVVEPFLLKIGFLIRTPTGRKVTPPAYVHLGISAPAAPGGQGQLPL; encoded by the coding sequence GTGACCGACGAGGCCCGCGTGATGAGCCGCATTGCCCTGCCGGAGGAGACGCAGATCGAGCGCCAGCTGCGCCCCCAGCGGCTCGATGAGTACGTGGGCCAGCGCGCGACCGTCGAGAGCCTGCGGGTGTCGGTCGAGGCGGCGCGTCAGCGCGGCGAGCCGCTCGATCACGTGCTGCTCTCGGGACCGCCGGGCCTCGGCAAGACCACGCTCGCGACCATCCTCGCCAACGAGATGGGCGCCGCCATGGTCACGACGGCGGGGCCGTCGCTCGAGCGCGGCGGCGACCTCATGGGCATCCTGACCAATATCAACGAGCGCGACGTCCTCTTCGTGGACGAGATCCACCGGCTGCCGCCGGTGGTCGAGGAGCTGCTCTACCCGGCGATGGAGGACTTCACGGTCAACTTCATCATGGACAAGGGTCTGAACGCCCGGACCATGCGCATCCCGCTACGCCCCTTCACCATGGTGGGCGCGACCACGCGGCCGGGGATGCTGTCCTCTCCGCTCCGGGAGCGCTTCGGCATCTTCCACCACCTCGACTTCTACTCGCTGGAAGAGCTGCAGGCCATCGTCGCCCGCTCGGCCTCCATCCTGGGCGCCAACGTCGAGCCCGATGGCGCCGCCGCCATCGCGAAGCGCTCGCGCGGGACGCCGCGGATCGCGAACCGGCTCCTGCGCCGGGTGCGAGACTACGTCCAGGTCAAGGGCAGCGGCGTGGTGACGGCCGCGGGGGCCGTCGACGCGCTCGACCGCGAGGGCGTAGACTCGGCCGGCCTCGACAGGCTCGACCGCCGCTTCCTCGGCGCCATCATCGAGCAGTACGGCGGCGGTCCCGTCGGGCTCGAGGCTATTGCGGCGACCATCAATGACGAGGCCGAGACCTTGGCCGAGGTGGTCGAGCCCTTCCTGCTCAAGATCGGCTTCCTCATCCGTACGCCCACCGGCCGCAAGGTGACGCCCCCGGCCTATGTCCATCTCGGGATCAGCGCCCCCGCCGCGCCGGGCGGCCAGGGGCAGCTGCCGCTCTAG
- the ruvA gene encoding Holliday junction branch migration protein RuvA, producing MIALIRGRLRRKHEDRVVIEAAGVGYEVVLPPVVQRALVGAMASDGDGAAEVTLEIHYHATQNQPSPVLIGFLSGLDKEFFEKLITVKDVGPLVAARSLAAPVAEIAAAIARQDEAYLRRLPGIGPQKAKNIVAQLSSKVAKFALSQPGAPVDGSAAGPVPGGMDEDGLRGAVFEILTKQLGHRPSEAAQLISTALGRNPRIVTPEELFDEIYRGAKP from the coding sequence ATGATAGCGCTCATCAGGGGAAGGCTCAGGCGCAAGCACGAGGATCGCGTCGTGATCGAGGCCGCCGGGGTGGGCTACGAGGTGGTGCTGCCGCCGGTGGTTCAGCGCGCGCTCGTGGGCGCGATGGCGAGCGACGGCGATGGAGCCGCGGAGGTGACGCTCGAGATCCACTACCACGCGACGCAGAACCAGCCCTCGCCGGTCCTGATCGGCTTCCTCTCGGGGCTCGACAAGGAGTTCTTCGAGAAGCTCATCACGGTCAAGGACGTGGGGCCCCTCGTGGCCGCCCGGTCGCTGGCCGCTCCCGTCGCCGAGATCGCCGCCGCCATCGCGCGCCAGGACGAGGCGTACCTGCGGCGGCTGCCGGGCATCGGACCCCAGAAGGCCAAGAACATCGTGGCGCAGCTGTCCTCGAAGGTCGCGAAGTTCGCCCTCTCCCAGCCTGGAGCCCCCGTAGACGGCAGCGCCGCCGGGCCTGTGCCGGGCGGCATGGACGAGGACGGGCTGCGCGGCGCCGTCTTCGAGATCCTGACCAAGCAGCTCGGGCACCGGCCCAGTGAGGCTGCCCAGCTGATCTCGACGGCCCTCGGCCGCAACCCCCGCATCGTCACGCCAGAAGAGCTCTTCGACGAGATCTACCGCGGAGCCAAGCCGTGA
- a CDS encoding crossover junction endodeoxyribonuclease RuvC — MDPGLVATGFGVLEAAPGAVTVLDAGVITTASTQPLEARLNAIYRAVLQIIEARTPTFLVVEDLYTEYKFPRTAILMGHARGVIYLAARQLGVGVTALAPSEVKRAVTGSGSAGKAQVQRGVQTLLGLKDLPRPSHVADALGLAVTGLARVTGITPRARAVR, encoded by the coding sequence GTGGACCCGGGGCTCGTCGCCACCGGCTTCGGGGTCCTCGAGGCCGCGCCGGGCGCCGTCACCGTCCTCGATGCCGGCGTGATCACGACCGCCAGCACCCAGCCCCTGGAGGCCCGGCTCAACGCCATCTACCGCGCCGTGCTCCAGATCATCGAGGCGCGCACGCCGACCTTCCTCGTGGTCGAGGACCTCTACACGGAGTACAAGTTCCCGCGCACCGCTATCCTCATGGGCCACGCCCGCGGCGTCATCTATCTCGCGGCCCGCCAGCTGGGCGTCGGCGTCACAGCGCTGGCGCCGTCGGAGGTCAAGCGCGCGGTGACGGGCAGCGGCTCGGCCGGCAAGGCGCAGGTCCAGCGCGGCGTCCAGACGCTGCTGGGCCTCAAGGATCTGCCGCGGCCCTCGCACGTAGCCGACGCTCTCGGTCTCGCCGTCACGGGCCTCGCCCGTGTGACCGGCATCACCCCAAGGGCGCGAGCCGTCCGATGA
- a CDS encoding YebC/PmpR family DNA-binding transcriptional regulator — protein sequence MSGHSRWSQIKRKKGKADVQRGKLFSKILREITVAAKHGGGDPKGNLRLKAAIESAKAANMPADNIKRAVQKGTGELPGEQYEEITYEGYGPGGVAVLVRVLTDNKNRTGPEIRHIFERQSGRMGVAGSVAWMFDRRGVIQVDAEKSKEDEVLEQALEAGATDMRTVEKVFEITTTPDEMETVRHALEAKGMPVLEAEAAMVPQSTVRVEGKDAAAVLRLIEALEEQEDVQAVYSNYDIPDEIFDAISAA from the coding sequence ATGTCCGGACACTCCCGGTGGTCCCAGATCAAGCGGAAGAAGGGCAAGGCCGACGTGCAGCGCGGAAAGCTCTTCTCCAAGATCCTCAGAGAGATTACAGTGGCGGCTAAGCACGGCGGCGGCGACCCCAAGGGCAACCTGCGGCTCAAGGCGGCGATCGAGTCGGCCAAGGCGGCGAACATGCCCGCCGACAACATCAAGCGCGCCGTCCAGAAGGGCACGGGCGAGCTGCCGGGGGAGCAGTACGAGGAGATCACGTACGAGGGCTATGGCCCGGGCGGCGTGGCGGTGCTGGTGCGGGTCCTGACGGACAACAAGAACCGGACTGGGCCCGAGATCAGGCACATCTTCGAGAGGCAGAGCGGCCGCATGGGCGTGGCGGGCTCCGTCGCGTGGATGTTCGACCGCCGCGGCGTGATCCAGGTGGACGCCGAGAAGTCCAAGGAGGACGAGGTGCTGGAGCAGGCGCTCGAGGCCGGCGCCACGGACATGCGGACCGTGGAAAAAGTTTTCGAGATCACCACCACGCCTGATGAAATGGAGACGGTGCGCCACGCGCTCGAAGCGAAGGGGATGCCGGTGCTCGAGGCGGAAGCCGCCATGGTCCCCCAGTCCACCGTGCGGGTGGAGGGCAAGGACGCCGCCGCCGTGCTGCGGCTCATCGAGGCGCTGGAGGAGCAGGAAGACGTCCAGGCCGTCTATTCCAACTACGACATTCCCGACGAGATCTTCGACGCCATCTCCGCGGCCTAG
- a CDS encoding hotdog domain-containing protein, translating to MLSINDTVTEMVQWVFPEHAGAPGQIHGGRMMQWIATVGNMAAARVARGQCLLGAMDDIDFLHSVKVGEIALLRAQVEAIGRCSIEVGVQVFAENLASGARAMTLNSHLVFVKVDEHLKPAPVPTAIAPKGAVEEALFTAAQERRRQRLERLSRRRSAAAQVRDEGGEELRWAFESCRSVLPEDTIFGNTMFPGKLLMDIDEAGGILSMRYNRGHVMTACLDALDFYAPISTHEVVTFKAALNHVGSSSLEVGVKVLTEVPWSGEVRHACTAYLTFVHLGPDLRPRPCPRFVPETPGERRRWAEAEERRAHRLERVKRLKASIQEGR from the coding sequence ATGCTATCGATCAACGACACCGTCACCGAGATGGTCCAGTGGGTGTTCCCCGAGCACGCGGGAGCGCCCGGGCAGATCCACGGCGGACGCATGATGCAGTGGATAGCCACAGTGGGGAACATGGCCGCCGCGCGCGTGGCCCGCGGCCAGTGCCTGCTCGGCGCCATGGACGACATCGACTTCCTCCATTCGGTCAAGGTGGGGGAGATCGCCCTCCTGCGGGCTCAGGTCGAGGCGATCGGGCGCTGCTCGATCGAGGTGGGGGTCCAGGTTTTTGCCGAGAACCTGGCCTCCGGGGCCCGGGCCATGACTCTCAACTCGCACCTGGTCTTCGTGAAGGTGGACGAGCACCTCAAGCCTGCGCCCGTGCCCACGGCCATCGCGCCCAAAGGGGCCGTCGAGGAGGCGCTGTTTACCGCGGCGCAGGAGCGTCGGCGCCAGCGGCTCGAGCGCCTCAGCCGCCGGCGCTCAGCCGCCGCGCAGGTCCGCGACGAAGGCGGCGAGGAGCTCAGGTGGGCGTTCGAGTCCTGCCGATCGGTACTGCCAGAGGACACGATTTTCGGGAACACCATGTTTCCCGGCAAGCTCCTCATGGACATCGACGAGGCGGGCGGCATCTTGTCCATGCGCTACAACCGTGGCCACGTGATGACGGCGTGCCTCGACGCGCTCGATTTCTACGCGCCCATCTCCACCCACGAGGTCGTCACGTTCAAGGCGGCGCTGAACCACGTCGGCAGCTCGTCGCTCGAAGTCGGCGTCAAGGTCCTGACCGAGGTGCCCTGGTCCGGGGAGGTGCGTCACGCCTGCACGGCCTACCTGACCTTCGTACACCTCGGCCCGGACCTCCGGCCCCGGCCGTGCCCGCGCTTCGTGCCCGAGACCCCGGGCGAGAGGCGGCGCTGGGCCGAGGCCGAGGAGCGGCGGGCGCACAGGCTCGAGCGCGTCAAGCGGCTCAAGGCATCCATCCAAGAGGGAAGGTGA
- a CDS encoding ABC transporter substrate-binding protein gives MSCRFGGLILAVLAAVATPAPAAAQGVPLRVGLPSIPAALDPATALDGSVPLIARQVFDTLVQYREGSSDVEPGLATSWTVSRDGLQWTFRIRDGVRFHDGTPLAARHVAESLDRIIVPGHPMAPSPNPAPSRLLRGSPGVVREILTPDQRTVQINLALPYAPLLTVLAHPVFSVAHSGTGAMRWIGTGPYSVSEVSPGRITLDANPSYWAAPPRSARVVLLDAGDPAKAEADLDSRGLDLLVPLGAPSRMQGALSVPGWRIGYLAVQTEKEPFKRKKVRQAIAAALSPAAITTSVEPLAVALGLFLPRGVWAWTETPPLALGDVAAAKRLLGEAGVGRGFTASLVADAGAGPEIARVAETIREALGAASITVSVRAEATDAALAAMQGGANDLALAEARAEAGDPHLLLYPLSTSEGAVRGPTATNFSFYRNARLDDLLIRASQISFRLERQRVYARTQAFLAEEIPWIPLYVRRHWVVARPEVRNFRLHPSGNHRLDRAWVDAPPQAQPLAPRTP, from the coding sequence ATGTCCTGCAGGTTCGGCGGCCTGATCCTGGCGGTGCTGGCCGCCGTCGCGACGCCCGCCCCTGCTGCAGCCCAAGGTGTCCCGCTCCGGGTCGGCCTGCCGTCCATTCCCGCCGCACTGGATCCGGCCACGGCTCTCGATGGCTCCGTGCCCCTGATCGCGCGCCAGGTGTTCGACACCCTTGTCCAGTACCGCGAGGGCTCGAGCGACGTGGAGCCCGGGTTGGCGACCTCGTGGACGGTCTCCCGCGACGGGCTCCAGTGGACCTTCCGCATCCGCGACGGTGTCCGCTTCCACGACGGCACCCCGCTCGCGGCGCGCCACGTGGCGGAGAGCCTCGACCGCATCATCGTGCCCGGCCACCCTATGGCGCCCTCGCCGAACCCGGCGCCCTCCCGGCTCCTGCGGGGTTCGCCCGGCGTAGTGAGGGAGATTCTGACGCCGGACCAGCGAACGGTGCAGATCAACCTCGCCCTGCCGTACGCGCCGCTCCTCACCGTGCTCGCGCACCCCGTCTTCTCCGTCGCGCACTCGGGCACGGGCGCCATGCGCTGGATCGGGACGGGGCCCTATTCAGTCAGCGAGGTCAGCCCCGGCCGCATCACGCTCGACGCCAATCCCTCGTACTGGGCCGCGCCGCCGCGCTCGGCGCGGGTCGTGCTGCTCGACGCCGGCGACCCCGCCAAGGCCGAGGCCGATCTCGACTCGCGCGGCCTCGATCTCCTTGTCCCTTTGGGCGCGCCCTCACGGATGCAGGGGGCGCTGTCGGTGCCGGGCTGGCGGATCGGTTACCTGGCCGTGCAGACTGAAAAGGAGCCCTTCAAGCGGAAGAAGGTCCGCCAGGCCATCGCCGCCGCGCTCTCGCCCGCGGCGATCACCACGTCGGTCGAACCGCTGGCGGTCGCCCTCGGTCTCTTCCTGCCTCGCGGCGTGTGGGCGTGGACCGAGACCCCGCCGTTGGCCTTGGGCGACGTCGCGGCGGCCAAGCGCCTCCTGGGAGAGGCTGGCGTCGGCCGGGGCTTCACGGCTTCCCTGGTCGCCGACGCGGGTGCGGGGCCCGAGATCGCGCGGGTGGCTGAGACGATCCGGGAGGCGCTCGGCGCCGCATCCATCACAGTGAGCGTGCGGGCCGAGGCGACGGACGCGGCCCTCGCGGCGATGCAGGGCGGCGCCAACGACCTGGCGCTCGCCGAGGCGAGGGCGGAGGCGGGTGACCCGCACCTGCTGCTGTACCCGCTGTCCACCAGCGAGGGCGCGGTCCGCGGGCCGACCGCGACCAACTTCTCCTTCTACCGCAACGCACGGCTCGACGATCTCCTGATCCGCGCGAGCCAGATCTCCTTCAGGCTGGAGCGTCAGCGCGTCTACGCGCGGACCCAGGCCTTCCTCGCCGAGGAGATCCCGTGGATCCCCCTCTACGTGCGCCGTCACTGGGTAGTAGCGCGGCCCGAGGTGCGCAACTTCCGGCTGCACCCGAGCGGCAATCACCGTCTCGATCGCGCTTGGGTAGACGCCCCGCCGCAGGCTCAACCGCTCGCGCCCCGCACGCCGTAG
- the arc gene encoding proteasome ATPase produces MSDSNYRRRLTEYEVQVQDLQAYVHSLEAETGRLRKKLEDAPKEFMVLENKLREANRQLVQAFNQNEKLVNALYEAREQITSLKEEVDKLCAPPSTYGVYLSVNEDGTVNVLSQSRKVKVNLHPSIKPDGLKPGQELVLNEGLNVVEAAGYEIQGDVVILKELLEEGRAIVTLRADEDKVGIVADPLRSVKLKVGDHILMDGKSGYLLEKLPKSEVEDLALEEVPDINYEDIGGLTTQIEAIRDAVELPYLYADYYREHQLRPPKGVLLYGPPGCGKTMIAKAMANNLAQKISEKRGEKVKGYFLNIKGPELLNKYVGETERKIREIFVKAREKAAEDVPVIVFFDEMDALFRTRGSGISSDVETTIVPQLLAEIDGVEYLRNVIVVGASNRQDLIDPAILRPGRLDVKIKIERPDAAAAVDIFNKYMTAELPIHESELSQNGGEIQPAVDRMIAAAVAEMYSLEEENRFLEVTYANGDKEVLYFKDFSSGAMIESVVRRAKKLALKRYIKTSEKGINLDDLLNAVREEFKENEDLPNTTNPDDWAKIAGKKGERIVYVKPLMGEAKEKQRAVERVINTGQYL; encoded by the coding sequence ATGTCCGATTCCAACTACCGCCGCCGGCTGACCGAGTACGAGGTCCAGGTCCAGGACCTCCAGGCCTACGTGCATTCGCTCGAAGCCGAGACCGGCCGCCTGCGCAAGAAGCTCGAGGACGCGCCGAAGGAGTTCATGGTCCTCGAGAACAAGCTGCGCGAGGCCAACCGCCAGCTCGTCCAGGCCTTCAACCAGAACGAGAAGCTCGTCAACGCGCTCTACGAGGCGCGGGAGCAGATCACCTCGCTGAAGGAGGAGGTGGACAAGCTCTGCGCGCCGCCGTCGACGTACGGCGTCTACCTCTCGGTCAACGAGGACGGGACGGTCAACGTGCTGTCCCAGAGCCGCAAGGTCAAGGTCAACCTGCACCCGTCCATCAAGCCCGACGGGCTCAAGCCCGGCCAGGAGCTGGTGCTGAACGAAGGGCTCAACGTGGTCGAGGCGGCGGGCTACGAGATCCAGGGCGACGTGGTCATCCTGAAGGAGCTGCTCGAGGAAGGCCGCGCGATCGTCACGCTCCGCGCCGACGAGGACAAGGTCGGCATCGTGGCCGATCCGCTCCGCTCCGTGAAGCTCAAGGTCGGCGACCACATCCTGATGGACGGCAAGAGCGGCTACCTGCTCGAGAAGCTGCCGAAGAGCGAGGTCGAAGACCTGGCGCTCGAGGAAGTGCCGGACATTAACTACGAGGACATCGGCGGTCTCACGACCCAGATCGAGGCCATCAGGGACGCCGTTGAGCTGCCGTACCTCTACGCCGACTACTACCGCGAGCACCAGCTGAGGCCGCCCAAGGGCGTGCTGCTCTACGGCCCTCCGGGCTGCGGCAAGACCATGATCGCCAAGGCGATGGCGAACAACCTCGCCCAGAAGATCTCCGAGAAGCGCGGCGAGAAGGTCAAGGGCTACTTCCTGAACATCAAGGGCCCCGAGCTGCTCAACAAGTATGTCGGCGAGACCGAGCGGAAGATCCGCGAGATCTTCGTCAAGGCCCGCGAGAAGGCGGCCGAGGACGTGCCTGTGATCGTCTTCTTCGACGAGATGGACGCGCTGTTCCGCACGCGCGGCTCGGGCATCTCGTCGGACGTGGAGACGACCATCGTGCCGCAGCTCCTGGCCGAGATCGATGGCGTCGAGTACCTGCGGAACGTCATCGTCGTCGGCGCCTCGAACCGCCAGGACCTCATAGACCCGGCCATCCTGCGCCCCGGCCGGCTCGACGTGAAGATCAAGATCGAGCGGCCGGACGCGGCCGCCGCCGTGGACATCTTCAACAAGTACATGACCGCCGAGCTGCCGATCCACGAGTCGGAGCTCAGCCAGAACGGCGGCGAGATCCAGCCGGCGGTTGACCGCATGATCGCGGCCGCCGTGGCGGAGATGTACAGCCTGGAAGAGGAGAACCGCTTCCTCGAGGTGACGTACGCCAACGGCGACAAGGAAGTCCTGTACTTCAAGGACTTCTCGTCGGGGGCAATGATCGAGTCCGTGGTGCGCCGGGCCAAGAAGCTGGCGCTGAAGCGCTATATCAAGACGAGCGAGAAGGGCATCAACCTCGACGACCTCCTCAACGCCGTCCGCGAGGAGTTCAAGGAGAACGAGGACCTGCCCAACACGACGAACCCCGACGACTGGGCCAAGATCGCCGGCAAGAAGGGCGAGCGGATCGTCTACGTCAAGCCGCTGATGGGCGAGGCGAAAGAGAAGCAGCGGGCCGTCGAGCGGGTGATCAACACCGGCCAGTACCTGTAA
- the dop gene encoding depupylase/deamidase Dop, with amino-acid sequence MAIPKVMGIETEYGITVKNQPDFNPILSSLLLINSYETYRSSRIRWDYEAESPLRDARGFEYMEEKETPSKEESRLINLILSNGARFYVDHAHPEYSSPETTNPRDCVIWDRAGERILDLARTRAEAVSPPEQRILIYKNNTDSKGNSYGTHENYLMDRKVPFARIVQYLMPFFASRQVFTGAGKVGAENNTEHCDYQVSQRADFLETEVGLETMHSRPIINTRDEPHADPEKYRRLHVIVGDANMSEVANYLKCGTMAIVLSMIEDDFIERDLSLESPVLAYRMVSRDLACRETFKLKDGRALTAVDLQQEFLALAREYYRTREHEPWVDDVMARWGSVLDRLARDPMSLGREVDWVIKRSLIQSYMGKHSLEWSDSRVAMIDLQYHDIRPGKGLYYKLEESDAVERMTSEDEVTKAIYDPPKDTRAYFRGMCLQKYSDEVVSASWDSVIFDLKEGPLKKIFMLEPLRGTEAHVRQLFAESATARDLLRNLGKPTGDV; translated from the coding sequence ATGGCGATTCCGAAAGTGATGGGCATCGAGACCGAGTACGGGATCACGGTCAAGAACCAGCCCGACTTCAATCCGATCCTCTCGTCGCTCCTGCTCATCAACTCGTACGAGACGTACCGCTCCTCGCGCATCCGGTGGGACTACGAGGCCGAGAGCCCCCTCCGGGACGCGCGCGGCTTCGAGTACATGGAGGAGAAGGAGACGCCGTCGAAGGAGGAGTCGCGCCTCATTAACCTCATCCTCTCGAACGGCGCGCGCTTCTACGTCGACCACGCGCACCCCGAGTACTCCTCGCCGGAGACGACCAACCCGCGCGACTGCGTCATCTGGGACAGGGCCGGTGAACGCATCCTGGACCTCGCCCGCACGCGGGCGGAGGCCGTCTCGCCTCCCGAGCAGCGGATCCTCATCTACAAGAACAACACCGACTCGAAGGGCAACTCCTACGGCACCCACGAGAACTACCTCATGGACCGCAAGGTGCCCTTCGCGCGCATTGTCCAGTACCTGATGCCGTTCTTCGCGAGCCGGCAGGTCTTCACCGGCGCGGGCAAGGTCGGCGCCGAGAACAACACGGAGCACTGCGACTACCAGGTCTCGCAGCGGGCCGACTTCCTCGAGACCGAGGTGGGGCTGGAGACGATGCACAGCCGCCCCATCATCAACACGCGCGACGAGCCGCACGCCGACCCGGAGAAGTACCGCCGCCTCCACGTCATCGTGGGCGACGCGAACATGAGCGAGGTCGCGAACTATCTCAAGTGCGGCACCATGGCGATCGTGCTCAGCATGATCGAGGACGACTTCATCGAGCGGGACCTCTCGCTCGAGAGCCCGGTGCTCGCGTACCGCATGGTGTCCCGGGACCTCGCCTGCCGCGAGACCTTCAAGCTCAAGGACGGCCGCGCGCTCACCGCCGTGGACCTCCAGCAGGAGTTCCTCGCCCTCGCGCGCGAGTACTACCGCACCCGCGAGCACGAGCCCTGGGTGGACGACGTCATGGCGCGCTGGGGCTCGGTGCTCGACCGCCTGGCGAGGGACCCGATGAGCCTCGGCCGCGAGGTCGACTGGGTCATCAAGCGCTCGCTCATTCAAAGCTACATGGGCAAGCACAGCCTCGAGTGGTCCGACTCGCGCGTGGCGATGATCGATCTCCAGTACCACGACATCCGGCCGGGCAAGGGGCTCTACTACAAGCTCGAGGAGTCCGACGCGGTCGAGCGCATGACCTCGGAAGACGAGGTGACCAAGGCGATCTACGACCCGCCCAAGGACACGCGCGCCTACTTCCGCGGCATGTGCCTGCAGAAGTACTCGGACGAGGTCGTGTCGGCGTCCTGGGACTCGGTGATCTTCGACCTCAAGGAAGGCCCGCTCAAGAAGATCTTCATGCTGGAACCGCTGCGCGGCACCGAGGCGCACGTCCGACAGCTCTTCGCCGAATCCGCCACCGCCAGGGACCTGCTGCGCAACCTCGGCAAGCCGACGGGTGACGTGTGA
- the prcB gene encoding proteasome subunit beta: MTPDRWQGAFFDYATSSFADILRNSAPHLLPHPEDLPREERGPHSAPAVPHGTTVLALRYRDGVIMAGDRQASEGYQVASRRIDKIFKSDDLSGVGIAGAAGPAMEMARLFQTELEHYEKVEGENLSLDGKANKLGQMIRMNLPMAMQGLVVVPIFAGFDERAGVGRLFKYDVTGGRYEETDYFAQGSGGKDARDSLKKRFKRDMAKDEAVRVAIEALMDAADEDLGTGGPDLQRGIYPTVKTITRSGFGDVADDEIRRYCEAILGERGRL; the protein is encoded by the coding sequence ATGACGCCTGACCGTTGGCAGGGCGCGTTCTTCGACTACGCCACGTCGAGCTTCGCGGACATCCTCCGCAACTCGGCGCCCCATCTCTTGCCGCACCCTGAGGACCTCCCCCGCGAAGAACGTGGCCCGCACAGCGCCCCGGCGGTGCCCCACGGCACGACGGTGCTGGCGCTCCGCTACCGCGACGGCGTGATCATGGCCGGCGACCGGCAGGCCAGCGAGGGCTACCAGGTCGCTTCCCGCCGCATCGACAAGATCTTCAAGTCCGACGACCTCTCCGGCGTCGGCATCGCGGGCGCGGCCGGGCCGGCCATGGAGATGGCGCGCCTCTTCCAGACCGAGCTCGAGCACTACGAGAAGGTCGAGGGCGAGAACCTCTCGCTCGACGGTAAGGCCAACAAGCTCGGGCAGATGATCCGGATGAACCTGCCCATGGCCATGCAGGGCCTCGTCGTGGTGCCGATCTTCGCGGGCTTCGACGAGCGGGCGGGCGTGGGGCGGCTCTTCAAGTACGACGTCACCGGCGGCCGCTACGAGGAGACCGACTACTTCGCCCAGGGCTCGGGGGGCAAGGACGCCCGCGACTCGCTCAAGAAGCGCTTCAAGCGCGACATGGCCAAGGACGAGGCCGTGCGCGTGGCCATCGAGGCCCTGATGGACGCCGCCGACGAGGACCTCGGCACGGGCGGGCCGGACCTCCAGCGCGGGATCTACCCGACCGTCAAGACGATCACGCGGTCGGGCTTCGGCGACGTGGCGGACGACGAGATCCGCCGGTATTGCGAAGCCATCCTGGGCGAGCGAGGGCGCCTGTAG
- the prcA gene encoding proteasome subunit alpha: MPLPYYVSPEQMMKDKAEYARKGISRGKAIVALEYRDGVLLLAENPSTLLHKISEIYDRIAFAGVGKYNEFENLRVAGVRHADIKGYSYSRGDVTAKSLANAYSQALGNIFTQDNKPFEVEVLVVEVGDSNDTKNEIYHILYDGTIEDEKNYAAMGGQSDEIRRYLKDNYQEGLDFAGAVKLGVRALMVTQNKTLTERDLEVAVLDRGKERRKFRRIPAEVLHQLLADDKSPPHSE; encoded by the coding sequence GTGCCGCTGCCGTACTACGTATCGCCCGAGCAGATGATGAAGGACAAGGCGGAGTATGCCCGCAAGGGCATCTCCCGCGGCAAAGCGATCGTGGCCCTCGAATACCGCGACGGCGTGCTGCTGCTCGCCGAGAACCCTTCGACGCTCCTGCACAAGATCTCGGAGATCTACGATCGCATCGCGTTCGCCGGCGTGGGCAAGTACAACGAGTTCGAGAACCTCCGGGTGGCGGGCGTCCGGCACGCGGACATCAAGGGCTACTCCTACAGCCGCGGGGACGTGACCGCCAAGTCGCTCGCCAACGCCTACTCCCAGGCGCTCGGCAACATCTTCACCCAGGACAACAAGCCCTTCGAAGTCGAGGTGCTGGTGGTCGAGGTCGGCGACAGCAACGACACGAAAAACGAGATCTACCACATCCTCTACGACGGCACGATCGAGGACGAGAAGAACTACGCGGCCATGGGGGGACAGTCAGACGAGATCCGGCGCTACCTCAAGGACAACTACCAGGAGGGGCTCGACTTCGCGGGCGCCGTCAAGCTGGGCGTCCGGGCCCTCATGGTGACGCAGAACAAGACCCTGACCGAGCGCGACCTCGAGGTTGCCGTCCTGGACCGCGGCAAGGAGCGCCGAAAGTTCCGCCGCATCCCGGCCGAGGTGCTCCATCAGCTCCTCGCGGACGACAAGTCGCCCCCCCACTCGGAATAG